A window of Pullulanibacillus sp. KACC 23026 genomic DNA:
GCTAAGGATGGATTCGCCTGAGATAAGGCTTGAAAGCTCAGATTAAACTTTTTTGCAATGCTATAAAGCGTATCGCCTTCACGCACCGTGTATTGATTTTGGGTCGGGATCAGGAGCGTCTCCCCTAAAACTAACTGATTAGGATTAGCCAATTTATTTGTACTTAGGATCGAGTCTGGTGACACGCCGTATTTCTGGGCAAGGCTATATAGAGAATCCCCGCTTGATACAACATGAACATTCATGTACACATCCTCCTCATGATGTCATCATGTTGATATCCTATGCCTAAACCGGGATCGAGTGATTAGCCTTTTTGTTTTATTTTATAAAGAGCCCTTTTTTTCTTTGCTTCATCAAAAAGAGAAGTGAGTTGGATGTAGGCATGATAATGGTTCGGTGACTCACAGATAAATGAGACCCTTTCCAAAACGTTAACGGGGGCAAGCTTTCGTTCTTTTAGGGCATCTAACCCAATTTGAGAAAAATCGACAGGAATTCCTTCACTCCAATAGAGATAGCAAATAAAGGCTTCCACTGCCTTGACCATGAAAGGAGCCGCTGCTTTTGTCTTTCTTTTATTAAAAAAGCTTTCAATAATGGGGGCTTGTTCGTTCCAATAGGTCAAGCACTGGTCGGCCCCCTTCTCACTTGACCATGGCCATTCTTGCTCTAGCTCTATGTTGAGCGCATAACAAATATCAAAATAAAAAGGAAGCGTCTCTTTTAACGCAACCACATTGTCAACGTCTATTTCTGCACCCGCCTTATAAAACGGCGCGATGAAAAATGCGGATGGAACCTTTAACTTCCCCATCAACATCCCCTCCTCTCAGCAAACCGATCAGGTGCTTATCTGTACACTTGTGTTTGGCAGCACGTCTAGCCTTGCGAGCGTTTGACCGTCACAAGCGCTCCATTACTTAGCGACAGGAATCACGTCACCTTTTTTCAAGCGTTTCTGTCCTTCACGGCAGACACCAAGCAATGGGCATTCTGGACAGTTTGGATTCTTGGCTGTGCAATGATAGCGGCCAAAAAAGATCAAGCGATGATGCGTATCGGTCCATTCCTCGATCGGCACCATTTTCTGTAATGTTTTCTCAACCTCCAAAACGCTGTCCTTTTGGCGGCAAATGCCGAGTCGTTTGCTAACGCGTTCCACGTGGGTATCGACCGCAATAGCCGGAACACCAAAAGCGTTTGAGACGACCACATTGGCTGTTTTTCGTCCTACTCCGGCAAGCTTCACCAATTCTTCATGGCTGCTTGGAAGTTCGCCATGATACTCATCTATAAGGGCTTGGCAAAGTTTTTGAATATTTTTGGCCTTATTTCTGAAGAGACCGATCCGCCGAATATCATTCTCTAATTCCTCGACGGGAACCGACACATAATCCCACGGTGTTTTGTATTTGGCAAACAGCTTTGGCGTAACTGTATTCACTAGTTTATCCGTACATTGAGCGCTCAAAAGCACAGCAATGGTTAATTCAAACGGATTGCTGTGTGTGAGTTCACAATGGGCATCTGGAAACATTTCCTTTAAGGTCTCCAGAATAACATGCATGGTCTTTTTTGTTACCGGCATTTGCTCTCCCTCCTTGCTTTGAAAGGGTTAATCGTTCTCGAGCCAATTGTACATCTTAACCGTTTGGCTTGTGCCCTCTGCTTGAGTTGTTTGGCTTGCAGGACGTCGTTTTTGACCTCTTATCCGTTCTCCATGTGCTTTTGCCTGTTCAAGCGTTTTAATTCCGTTGCGTCCCCAATCGAACAAGATGCGGTCAATATATCGAAAATTAAGTTTGCCGGAAATAACCGCTTCTCTTAAAGCCCCTACTATGAGTTGGGGCGTGTGATGATCCTGGTCGACCCACATTGCTAATGTCTCGCATTCAATCGGTGAAAGGGGTCTGCCAAACTCTTTTTCGAAGATGGTATAGAGTGCTTCTTCATCTTCTTTTTCTGTTTCATCTTTTTCTTTTAGAAGCTGATCGTCCAAAAGGCGCTCCCAAAGAAGTTCTAAAGAATAGTGTTCAGAGTACATCTCATCATTTGCTTTTTGTTCTATTTTTAAGAATCCGCGTTGAACGAGATTCCTTAATTGATTGGCGCATTGAGCAGGGGTTAAGGTCATCCTCTCTGCCAGCTCGTCCGGTGTCGGGAAGGTTTTTCCCTCTTGAAGGAAAGCATGCAAATGGATCAGAATAAAGGTTTCCTCCTCATTCAGTCCAATGCTCGCATAATGCTCTAATAATAATTTTGGGAGTGTAATTGTCCCATTGATTAACCAATTGACTACCATTTTTTTCTCCATAGTTCGACACCTCTAGCTTATTATAGCACACTTAAGTGTCTAACAGGTGCTCCTTAAAATCCCATCCTGTTCTTCAAAGCTTGGACCGGGACCTCTCCCTTTAATCCAGCTTTTTCAGTGAAACGGAAGAACCGTCCCCCCGTTTCAAAAAAACCACCCGTCAGTGTATGAACGGGTGGTTTTGATGGGGGGCAGGATTCGATGGTTATTGGTTTGATCAAGGGTATAGGCGGTTGAGCAGGCGTGGGAATGGGATCGTTTCACGCACGTGCTCGGTGCCGGATATCCAGGCAACGGTTCTTTCAAGACCAAGACCAAATCCGCTGTGAGGGACTGACCCGTAGCGGCGTAGTTCAAGGTACCACTCATAGGCTGGATCCGTCAGATTATGCTCTTTGTAACGCTCTTCAAGAAGAGAAAGATCATCAATCCGCTGACTTCCCCCAATGATTTCGCCATAGCCTTCTGGTGCGATGAGGTCCGCACAGAGAACGACCTCTTCTCGATTTGGATCCGGCTTCATATAGAAAGCTTTAATAGAGGTTGGATAATTGGTTATAAAGACCGGCTTATCGAAGCTTTCGGCAATCGCGGTCTCATGAGGTGCACCAAAATCATCGCCCCAGTCAATATCGTCAAAGCCTTTATCTTTAAGCAATTGGATGGCGTCATCGTAAGAAATCCGCGGGAATGGAGCTTGGATGGCTTCAAGTTTTGAAACATCACGATCAAGTGCCTTAAGCTCCATTTGGCAATTCTTAAGAACCGACTGCACGATATAGCTCACATAATTTTCTTGAATGACTAAGCTTTCTTCATGATCGGTAAAAGCCATCTCTGGTTCAATCATCCAAAATTCAATCAAGTGGCGACGCGTTTTCGATTTTTCCGCTCTGAAAGTCGGCCCGAATGAAAAGACTTTTCCAAATGCCATAGCTGCTGCTTCCATATAAAGCTGACCGCTTTGTGACAAATAAGCATCACGATCAAAATATTTCGTATGGAACAGGTCCGTTGTTCCTTCCGCTGAGCTTCCTGTAAGTATCGGCGGGTCCACCTTTGTAAATCCATTATTGTTAAAGAATTCATAAGTTGCCCGAATGACTTCATTACGAATTTTTAAAATGGCATGTTGACGGCTGGAACGGAGCCATAAATGACGATGGTCCATTAAAAATTCAATACCATGCTCTTTTGGTGTAATGGGATAGTCGTGAGCAAGTTGAATGACTTCAACGTCTTTGACCGTTAATTCATAGCCAGATGGTGAACGATGATCTTCTCTCACTGTTCCTATTATGTATAAAGAGCTTTCTTGAGTTAACGAACTGGCCCTTTCCCATGCTTCTTCAGATACTTCACTTTTCACAACGACACCTTGTATAAAGCCTGTCCCATCGCGAAGTTGTAAAAATTGAATTTTTCCGCTTGAGCGTTTATTAGCAAGCCATGCTCCAATTTTCACATCTTGTTCGACATAATGCTTCACTTCTGCAATTGTTGTTTTTTGCATAACTTTCACTCCTACTCTGACTGTTAAATGTTCAAAAGTCATCTGAATTTATCAATTGTGAAGGATGATGACCATTAAGCTAGATGATTTTCCATAAACCGATGCAGGCGATCTAAGGCTTCCTTCAGTTGATCAATTGAGGTGGCATAAGACAAGCGAATATAATCCGGCGCCCCAAAACCTGATCCAGGAACAAGCCCTATCTTCTCCTAGAAAAGCAATGCTTCCACCCATTCATCAACAGAACCAAATCCAGTCATATGGGCGGCTTTTTTGGCATTCGGGAATAAATCGAAAGCTCCCTTTGGCTTAATACAGGTAAGACCGGGTATATTAATGCGCCGCCCAAAAGCATAATGAAGTCTTGCCTCAAAGGCTTGACGCATCTCCTCAACACATGTATTTGGGCCTCTGTCGGCTTCTAGGGCTCCGTATTGCGCGATTGACGTTGGATTGGGCGTGCTTTGGCTTGCAATGTTGCCATAGCCTTAATAACGTCAAGCGGCCCAGCGGCAAACCCAATCCGCCACCCTGGCATGGCATGGGATTTTGAAAGTCCATTAATACGAGAGTCTGATCCTTAAATTCAGGCGATAGCTCTGCGATGGAAATCGATTGAGCTCCGTCATAAATCAGTTTATTATAAATCTCATCTGACACAATTCAAATCTTATGTTCTACACAAAAGCGTCCAATGTCAAGCAGTTCGTCCCCTTTGTAAATCATTCCCGTCGGATTGCTTGGTGAATTAAAAACTGGTTCACCCGCTCCTAAGCCAATGACGTCACACCCCTCTTGTTTCAATCGAGCCGTCTTTGCTGTGATCCCAAGGTCGATGAAGAGGTGATCGATTGAACACGTGTCGAAAGTTCTCTCACTTGCCTTCTCCTTCAATTGATCATTGAAGATGACTAAAAGCAATAGGGTTTCCCACCGATTTGCCTGAATAATAATCAAAATAGCTAAAAACGTAATCACCGTTCGGCTCTACATACACAAGTTCCCAAACTGGTCTTGAACGATGGATAAGACCTAAATTCGCGGATACAAGTTTTTTATAAGAGACATGTTTCATAAAGGCTTGGAGAATCTCCTTCTTTGAGTAGCCGACTGAAACAGGGACGGACATCGGCACTTTCTTTTTAAAAGGTTCTTGGACGAACACCCAAACTTTGACTTTGTTGGTCAGTTCCGTTTTGACGACCTCATAGGAAGTATCTCCCCGATATTCTGAAACCGACAGAATGGTTTTGACATGGAAGTGCTTTTTCACGATTTGTGTGGCTTTGTTTACCTTTTGCTGCTTAGTGGCTTCGATGTGATGAAAGATCGCCACCAACTGCCAAATAAACAAAATAATAATAAGAAGGACCACTCCATAGACAATTCGTTTCAACTGCAATCACTCACTTACTCACATTAAATGGCTGTATGCCACAGCCTTAAATTTCCAAACCCTGCTTTTTCATACGACTGACGTTACAAGGACGAGAAGGATCGCTTCTTTGACTTCCCTAAAGCATCCCTATGTAAGGCGTTTTATTCATGATTTTGTTGGTCAAAATATGTTAGTCATAGTTTACCGAAAGACGGTGAAACTATAGGTACCCAACCAAGGGATCATTCTCTAACCTACACCTTTTTTATAAAACGAAGCCTTCTAAAGCAGAGGGTTTCGTTTTTTTTTTTCAAAACAAGCTTTATTATAGCACAACTTTTCATTCACAGTAGCGGCACTCGACAAGAAAAATTAAAAACGTTTGTTTGGATAAATTGACTTATTCATTTTCTTCTGCTTCTGTCATCGTCATCATTTCATAATGCTCTCTTGACATTTTAAAGGTGACATTTCCCACCTGGGCAATATTAAAAGTCTCAATCATAGCATTCGACAACTCTTCAACAAGCTCTTCATTCAGTGTCTTATTCTTGCCTTTATATAGGACAGCCACTTCCGGATCCATTTTTTGAAGCGTCAAAGGGGATTTGAACGCTCTTTGGCCGAAGTTTGATAGTTTGACGATTCGTGCAGAAACAGCGCTATGCTTTTTGCTAAGTGATTTTTCAAAGGCTTCTTGATTACTTAAATAGAGTAATCGATTTTGCCCATAACGGATATAAAAATTAAGATCGCCTTCAGGGCTCTCGCTTTGCTTTTGAATATAGACATTTGGCAAAATTTCATGTTCTTTTGTTCCTGTCCAAACATCATATATTGAAAGGGGCAAATCTGGAATTAAAATATCTTTTTTAATTAAACCGCTTGTCATAACGGACGACACTTTAAAATGCCGAGTTAAGGCAAGCACATGACTGCGAAATGCCTTTTGGTGATTGGTTAAAATTAACGTGTGAATATGGGCAACCCTGTAGAGCTTTAGCTGCTCCAGAAGAGCATCAAACGAATGAGGGCCACCTGTATCAATTAACACCGCATCCGTTGGAGATTGAACTAACGCCGCTTCACCCTCAGGAACATTTAAGAAGGTAATGGCAATTTCATCCGGATCTAATTCAAAATCAATGGAATCAATTTTTGCTTTTGCAGAATTAACAGGACTAAGAGGCACGCTAAAAATAAGCAATGCCATCATTAAGACCATCCACTTGATTGTAACAGCCATAAAAAACCCCCAATCTTTGACTAGTTTGCAACGATTGGGGAAAGTTATCCATTAACTTTTCATGACAATGTTTAAACGAGTTAGACCAATACGCCCGCTTTTTCGCTGGCCACTTGGCGTTCTATAATTTTATTGTTTTCATCGACAAAAACAACGGTTGGAGCATGATGGAGCCACTCTTCTTGTGAGAGCATGGCATAGGAAATGATAATAACTTTATCTCCAACTTGACAGCGGCGCGCGGCTGCTCCATTCAAGCAGATCGTACCTGAACCACGCTCGCCTTTAATAATATAGGTCTCAATCCGTTCACCATTATTGTTATTAACAATTTGCACCTTTTCATTCTCAAGCCAGCCTACCGCATCCATTAGGTCCTCATCAATTGTAATACTGCCTACATAATTAAGATTCGCTTCTGTTACCGTTGCTTTGTGCAGCTTTCCTGTCATAAATGTTCGCAGCATGCTTAATCCTCCTGATGTGAAATAATGATATTGTCAATAAGCCGGACATTCTTATAAAAGACGGCTGTCGCCAAAATCTTTTCCCCAGATGTTTCTTTAGGCTCTAATTCGGGATAAGATAAAATCGTTAAATAATCCACTTTTCCAAGCTTAAGACTTGCTTCAAGCTTTTCACGAACTCTTTTTTCCGCCTCACTCATGGATAGGCCTTCTTGCTTCATCAAATCGCGTCCCCATTGAAGCGTTTGATAAATAACAGGCGCCTCTTGACGCTCATCCGTACTTAATCGGACATTCCTTGAGCTCTTCGCTAATCCATCCGACTCTCTAACCGTTTGAACCCGTTGAATGCGAATTGGGAATTTTAAAGTATCAATGAGTCCTTGGACAACGGCAACCTGCTGAGCGTCCTTCATCCCAAAATAAGCGACAGAGGGCTGGACAAGATGAAAGAGCTTCGTTAAGACGGTAACCACTCCGTCAAAATGACCTGGACGGCTCGTTCCGCATAAGACATTCGTTCGCTTGGTTACCGTCATTTGAATGAGGTCTTGATCCGAATAAATCTCCTCAACACTTGGATAAAAAAGGACATCCATCCCGGCAGCCTCGACCAATTGTTTGTCATGTTCAAAATCCCTTGGATACGTTTCAAAATCCTCATTGGGGCCGAATTGGGCTGGATTCACAAAAACACTGACAACATTAATGTCCGTTGTCCGTTTTGCCTCACGCATTAAGCTTAAATGGCCTTCATGCAAGAAGCCCATTGTCGGAACAAATCCAATTTTGTGCCCTTTTGCTTTTTGCTCTAACACGAACCGCTGGATCTCTTGCGCATTCTTTATGACTTTCACGTTATTTTCCTCCGTATAAGGCCTGCAGGGTTTCATCTTTTATATTAAAAGCATGCTCTTCACCTGGAAAAGCCACTGATTTGACATCTTTAATATAGGCTTCAATGCCTTGTTGAATCGTTTCAGTTATATTCGCATATTGCTTGACGAACTTTGGAGCACGGTGACCTCCATAACCAATGACATCATGATAGACAAGCACTTGTCCATCCGTCTCATGACCTGCACCGATCCCGATAACCGGAATGTTAAGCGCTTCAGAAACTTTGGCTGCGAGCTGTTGTGGAACACATTCAAGAACCAGCATGAAGGCTCCGGCTTGCTCTGCGGCTTTCGCATCACTTAACAACTGCTTCGCTTGCTCGATATCTTTTCCTTGAACTTTGAATCCGCCTAGAACGCCGACTGATTGAGGGGTAAGACCTAAATGGGCGACAACCGGAACACCCGCCATTGTTAGACGGTCAATCATCTCAAGAACAATGCCAGCGCCCTCAAGCTTTACCGCATTGGTTCCGCCTTCTTGGATTAGCCTGCTTGCATTGGCTAACGTTTCACTGACGCTCGAGTGATACGTCATAAAAGGCATATCGGTCACGACAAACGTATTGGGTGCTCCTCGACGAACGGCTTTTGAATGGAGCAGCATGTCTTCAAGCGTAACGGGAACTGTGGAATCATAGCCCAATGCCACCATACCAAGAGAATCTCCCACCAAGATCAGATCCACTCCTGCGTCTTGTGCAATCTTCGCAGCGGGATAATCGTAAGCGGTAAGCATTGCAATTTTGTCATTATCCAGCTTCATTTTCTTAAAAGCAGCCGTACTCTTCATCTTTCTTCCTCCTTTTCTTAGAGGAAGTACTTCTCTGCATTAGAAAAACTCCTTACCAAAATGAGTAAGAAGGGCAGCAGAAGACATCCTCTGTCCATGTCCTTCTTAGGATCAAGGCAGACCTTTGTAGACATTTTTTTACTAACAAACAGGTACAGTTCCTTTTACGGATACCGTCCGAACCAAATTATAACACATTTTAACCTTAAATGGCTTGACTTCATTATTTAACTCGGATTTTGGACCGTTCACTCTTCTTTAGACAGGTCAATATC
This region includes:
- a CDS encoding YpoC family protein, translating into MGKLKVPSAFFIAPFYKAGAEIDVDNVVALKETLPFYFDICYALNIELEQEWPWSSEKGADQCLTYWNEQAPIIESFFNKRKTKAAAPFMVKAVEAFICYLYWSEGIPVDFSQIGLDALKERKLAPVNVLERVSFICESPNHYHAYIQLTSLFDEAKKKRALYKIKQKG
- the nth gene encoding endonuclease III; the protein is MPVTKKTMHVILETLKEMFPDAHCELTHSNPFELTIAVLLSAQCTDKLVNTVTPKLFAKYKTPWDYVSVPVEELENDIRRIGLFRNKAKNIQKLCQALIDEYHGELPSSHEELVKLAGVGRKTANVVVSNAFGVPAIAVDTHVERVSKRLGICRQKDSVLEVEKTLQKMVPIEEWTDTHHRLIFFGRYHCTAKNPNCPECPLLGVCREGQKRLKKGDVIPVAK
- a CDS encoding DnaD domain-containing protein, which gives rise to MEKKMVVNWLINGTITLPKLLLEHYASIGLNEEETFILIHLHAFLQEGKTFPTPDELAERMTLTPAQCANQLRNLVQRGFLKIEQKANDEMYSEHYSLELLWERLLDDQLLKEKDETEKEDEEALYTIFEKEFGRPLSPIECETLAMWVDQDHHTPQLIVGALREAVISGKLNFRYIDRILFDWGRNGIKTLEQAKAHGERIRGQKRRPASQTTQAEGTSQTVKMYNWLEND
- the asnS gene encoding asparagine--tRNA ligase; this encodes MQKTTIAEVKHYVEQDVKIGAWLANKRSSGKIQFLQLRDGTGFIQGVVVKSEVSEEAWERASSLTQESSLYIIGTVREDHRSPSGYELTVKDVEVIQLAHDYPITPKEHGIEFLMDHRHLWLRSSRQHAILKIRNEVIRATYEFFNNNGFTKVDPPILTGSSAEGTTDLFHTKYFDRDAYLSQSGQLYMEAAAMAFGKVFSFGPTFRAEKSKTRRHLIEFWMIEPEMAFTDHEESLVIQENYVSYIVQSVLKNCQMELKALDRDVSKLEAIQAPFPRISYDDAIQLLKDKGFDDIDWGDDFGAPHETAIAESFDKPVFITNYPTSIKAFYMKPDPNREEVVLCADLIAPEGYGEIIGGSQRIDDLSLLEERYKEHNLTDPAYEWYLELRRYGSVPHSGFGLGLERTVAWISGTEHVRETIPFPRLLNRLYP
- a CDS encoding PepSY domain-containing protein → MKRIVYGVVLLIIILFIWQLVAIFHHIEATKQQKVNKATQIVKKHFHVKTILSVSEYRGDTSYEVVKTELTNKVKVWVFVQEPFKKKVPMSVPVSVGYSKKEILQAFMKHVSYKKLVSANLGLIHRSRPVWELVYVEPNGDYVFSYFDYYSGKSVGNPIAFSHLQ
- the panD gene encoding aspartate 1-decarboxylase, encoding MLRTFMTGKLHKATVTEANLNYVGSITIDEDLMDAVGWLENEKVQIVNNNNGERIETYIIKGERGSGTICLNGAAARRCQVGDKVIIISYAMLSQEEWLHHAPTVVFVDENNKIIERQVASEKAGVLV
- the panC gene encoding pantoate--beta-alanine ligase, producing MKVIKNAQEIQRFVLEQKAKGHKIGFVPTMGFLHEGHLSLMREAKRTTDINVVSVFVNPAQFGPNEDFETYPRDFEHDKQLVEAAGMDVLFYPSVEEIYSDQDLIQMTVTKRTNVLCGTSRPGHFDGVVTVLTKLFHLVQPSVAYFGMKDAQQVAVVQGLIDTLKFPIRIQRVQTVRESDGLAKSSRNVRLSTDERQEAPVIYQTLQWGRDLMKQEGLSMSEAEKRVREKLEASLKLGKVDYLTILSYPELEPKETSGEKILATAVFYKNVRLIDNIIISHQED
- the panB gene encoding 3-methyl-2-oxobutanoate hydroxymethyltransferase, whose translation is MKSTAAFKKMKLDNDKIAMLTAYDYPAAKIAQDAGVDLILVGDSLGMVALGYDSTVPVTLEDMLLHSKAVRRGAPNTFVVTDMPFMTYHSSVSETLANASRLIQEGGTNAVKLEGAGIVLEMIDRLTMAGVPVVAHLGLTPQSVGVLGGFKVQGKDIEQAKQLLSDAKAAEQAGAFMLVLECVPQQLAAKVSEALNIPVIGIGAGHETDGQVLVYHDVIGYGGHRAPKFVKQYANITETIQQGIEAYIKDVKSVAFPGEEHAFNIKDETLQALYGGK